The genomic region TTAATCATAATTAGTTTtctggaaaaatatttattgtttattttgcattattatttcaaagtcACTAAATGTGGATCTTTACATTTTAGTGACTATAGAGGCTTAAGTGGTGAAGGGTATTGGAGTTCAGCTCCAGATTCGCGAACAGCACCACTTTGTGCAGCTGCTGATCCCGCAGCGGACTATAGATGGGATGCTCGAGCATGCGGTGGACCTTCTGTTGCCTCCTTTATCTGCGAACTGCCGGGTAACTTATTGATGAAAACTCTTATCATTGTctataaaatcaaaatgaaaaatacatgttcataaactatattttcctCGTTAATTTTCtagtaaaaatttatatttgttatatgAGAAAGCGATTGATTAAAATAGCATTTCTTTATAGTTCCTCAATGGGCGCTTGGCAACGAGGGCTGTATGGTAAAAGCATTGCCAGCTCTTACTGTCTTGTACCTTCCGGAGAGTGCAGCCGTTCAACTTACAACCGACTGTGGTTTAGCTGGTGTGAAACGCGTTCAATGCACGGGCAATGTGGTTCGTatcaaattcattttaaataaaaaaaataataatctattacTTATAAACTAAAATCACACTTTCTTGCAGAAACGTGAAGATTTGTTAAAAGATTTATCGTGTGCTGAGGAAGAACAAGCTTCATCTACactaaatatacattttaccAATTCGGATTGGCAAGTTACTACTGACGTTTCCATTGACCAAGATAATGATGTTATGACTGAGGAGGCTATTACAACCGGACATGAAGATATAGAACAggctagttttataaaatctactcctgttcataattatattttaggaGAGCGCAACCAATTTATAACCAAACAATATGAACCAACCACTAGAAAtgaaaaattcataaatattaaccCTGTGGAAACTAAcaatctaaataataatattcccAGTATAATGTTCAAAGATGATATTGCAAGTAACGAGTATGCGGATAAGTTAGAGGATGAACGGCACATTCAACATAAGCTATTGCACGATGAACTTGCACGGCTTGGTAATTTGGAAACGATATTTAATCAACCCACTGATCATTTTGTCCCACCTCTAGTAATGGCCAAAGCTAGATTAAGCAATGATATGACTGCAATGTCTTTTGAAGAAAAGCTTGCACAAGAGCATGATGATTATAAAGATATAAAACATCCAAGCAGTCAAGTGAAGAATTCGGTGAATGTAGAAAATGACAACACGACAAATGAAACTCCGACAACATTAGCAAATAGTGTTTTAATTAGTGTCACGCAATCAAAAAGTAACAACGAGAATAACGATAAAGATTACACGAAAAAAGCAATCCcgaaaaaatatacttcaaaGTATGCAAAATACGATGATtcaaaaagaaaatcaatttcaataataaacgTCAAAAGGAGTtcaaataaatctatattatctTTAGCACCATCCTACACTACTGTAGGAACTCCTATCTCATTATCAGATACAACAGAAAAAGGAGAAAAACAGgaacataatattcaaaatgaaACTCAAATACTCACTGATGACAATGAAAGAGATGAATCCTCTATAGAGCTGACCGTGATTATTAGAGAACCTAATGATTTTGGAAAACAGGTTGTAGAagataaaagtatttataatgaaacaaTTAACATACCGGCGACGAACACGATTATAAATTCTACAAAATACCAACAAAGTGCGACATCACCAAATGTTTATGTCTTACAT from Colias croceus chromosome 3, ilColCroc2.1 harbors:
- the LOC123706040 gene encoding putative uncharacterized protein DDB_G0277255: MWTSCLFLALFVTVQGRAVNISNTWVLPEEGFPVFYRYFRDRISWYEADAVCQFHHANLVTVDTTAQYDAVRAYLKELDISSAVWVGLIRSNPDGDFTWTDYRGLSGEGYWSSAPDSRTAPLCAAADPAADYRWDARACGGPSVASFICELPVPQWALGNEGCMVKALPALTVLYLPESAAVQLTTDCGLAGVKRVQCTGNVKREDLLKDLSCAEEEQASSTLNIHFTNSDWQVTTDVSIDQDNDVMTEEAITTGHEDIEQASFIKSTPVHNYILGERNQFITKQYEPTTRNEKFININPVETNNLNNNIPSIMFKDDIASNEYADKLEDERHIQHKLLHDELARLGNLETIFNQPTDHFVPPLVMAKARLSNDMTAMSFEEKLAQEHDDYKDIKHPSSQVKNSVNVENDNTTNETPTTLANSVLISVTQSKSNNENNDKDYTKKAIPKKYTSKYAKYDDSKRKSISIINVKRSSNKSILSLAPSYTTVGTPISLSDTTEKGEKQEHNIQNETQILTDDNERDESSIELTVIIREPNDFGKQVVEDKSIYNETINIPATNTIINSTKYQQSATSPNVYVLHDEIINITFNIEHNNHSTDVQVMEVSTKMPIFRDNISKVQESKPTLEPLNKRPSNFSVDSDSTVTEINKNTSEFTEHSDISMTSLINTSDTSTNSDDDSHNFTASVQLMSDTHILNNSENTTGADTNDNNMTVPTIISDTSDIDIQHGDDNLSEEEIDDFQSPLLSGAVEPIHKPMRGRRPQNQNHAKKFNPFRILG